In Pseudomonadaceae bacterium SI-3, the sequence AGCTGGGCAACAACGGCTCGATCATTGATGCACAGTGGCCGGCCGTCGACGAGTCTGCTCTGGTTCAGGACAGCCTGACGCTGGTGGTGCAAGTCAACGGCAAGCTACGCGGACAAATCGAAGTGCCCGCCAGCGCCACACGTGAAGAAGTCGAAGCCACTGCCCGCGCGAACGAGAACGTAGTGCGTTTCACCGAGGGCCTGACGATTCGCAAGGTCATTGTGGTACCGGGCAAGCTGGTCAACATCGTCGCTAACTGATTCGCCTTGGCGCGTGCGCCAAGGCTGGCAAGGGGATACAACATGATCAAACGCAATCTGGTGGTGGTCGGCCTGGCCCTGCTGTTGAGCGCCTGCGGCTTTCAGCTTCGCGGGACAGGCGATACCAGTTTCGCGCTCGATGAAATTAATCTGCAAGCGCGCAACAGCTATGGCGAAACCGTGCAGCAACTTGAAGAACTGCTCAAGGACAGCGGCGTCAGGGTTTATCCGGGCGCTCGCTATACCCTGGACCTGGTGCGCGAGCAGACCCGCCAGCGCACCGCCAGTTACACTACTGCTGCGCGCACTGCCGAATACGAACTGACCCAGACCCTCGACTATGAGATCCGCGGCCCGCAGAACTCGGTGCTGCTGGAAGACCAAGTCGAAGTATCCAAGGTCTATGTTCATGACAGCAGCAACCTGATCAGTTCGGATCAGGAAGCCAGCCAGCTGCGCCGGGAAATGCGCCGCGAGCTTCTGCAGCAACTGAGCATGCGCCTACGCAACATCACGCCTGCGCAGCTCGACCAACTTCAGCAGACAGCGGAAGCGAAGAAGCGTGCTGAAGCCGAGGCGATCGAGGCCCAGATGCGCGAACAGTCTGCGCGACCATTGCAGTCGCCCATCGAACTGCCCCTCCAATGACGACCGGGGAGCCCGCCAGCGCAGGCTCCCGGCCCTTCCGATGAAGCTACCTCCCGCCCAGCTCGCCAAGCACTTACAAGGCTCTCTTGCGCCGGTTTATGTGGTCAGTGGCGACGAACACTTGCTCTGCCAGGAAGCCTGCGACGCGATACGTGCGGCTTGCCGTCAACAGGACTTCAGCGAACGTCAGGTTCTAAACGTCGAGACCGGTTTCGACTGGGGCCTACTCATCGAAGCCGGTGCCAGCCTCTCCCTGTTTGCGGAAAAACGCCTCCTGGAGCTGCGCATTCCCAACGGCAAGCCCGGCGACAAAGGCGCCGCGGCGCTGATCGACTACCTTGCGCGTCCCGCAGAAGACACCGTACTGCTGATCAGCCTGCCCAAGCTAGACGGCAATACTCAGAAGACCAAATGGGCCAAGGCGCTGATCGACGGCAAACAGGCGCAGTTCCTGCAGATCTGGCCGGTGGACGCGCAACAGCTGCCGCAGTGGATTCGCCAGCGCCTGGCGCAAGCCGGTCTTGCTGCAGACCAGGAAGCCGTGGAGCTGATCGCGGCTCGTGTCGAAGGCAACCTGCTGGCCGCCGCGCAGGAAATCGAAAAACTCAAATTGCTCGCTGAAGCGGGCCAGGTAACCACCGAAACCGTCCAGGCTGCGGTTGCCGATAGCGCACGCTACGACGTCTTCGGGCTGATTGATGCCGCGCTGCTGGGGCAGCCCGAACACATCCTGCAGATGCTTGCAGGACTGCGTGGCGAGGGGGTCGAAGCGCCGGTCATTCTCTGGGCCGTCGCGCGAGAAGTCCGCCAGCTGGCCAACATCGCCCAGCAGTACAGTCAAGGCGTACCGCTTGACCGGGCATTCAGCCAGGCCCGCCCGCCGGTATGGGACAAGCGCAAGCCGCTGGTCAGCAAAGCCTTGCAGCGCCACGATGCAGCGGGTTGGCAGCGGCTCCTGATGGATGCGCAGCGCATCGATGAGCAAATCAAAGGGCAGGCTGAAGGTGACCCATGGGTCGGCTTGACCGATCTCTGCCTTCAGCTGAGCGGACGGCAGATCAGGCTGTAGCACGAAGCGAAACAGTGTGGGTGTCGTCCCTCAGGTGCGGTCAGGCTCTCTGATTTGCGCTAAGCGCCAGATGTTGCCTACCGTTCAGGTCTGGACATTTTTTATACAGTCCCTATGATTCCCCCGGCTGATCCATAGCAACCGAGAGGGTAATCGATGAGCAAGCAACGAAAGCGGCCAAACAAGGCCAAGAGCCTGGTGGCCCAACCCCTGTTCCGCAGCCGCCAGGAACAGCCTAAAAAAGGCAAAGGCAGCTACCGCCGTGAAGCCTCCCAGTCCACCAACTGGGAGGCTTCGGTCCTTCTGGCGGCTTGAAAAGCCAAGTCACTCAAAGCGTGATAATGTCACGTGCCGATGACCTGCCGAGAGTGGTGCATGCTTTACACCTTCGTTCCCGTCCTGCTGCTGCGTACCCTGATTGCCGGATCAGCCCTGAGCATCATGGTCGCCTGCGCCGCCGAACCGGTCGCACCGAGCGCGCTGACCTACGCTAGCCCAACACCCCCTAGCACCGTCGAACTCACTGCCTTGTCATCCGAAGCCGAGCCTGAACAGCTGAGCTTCGCAGAATGGCGCAACAGGTTTCGTAGCCAAGCCCTTAACGCGGGTATTTCGGCGCAGGTATTCGACCGTGCCTTTGCAGGCGTCACGCCTGATCCAAGCATCATCATCGCTGATCGCAGCCAGCCGGAATTCACCCGCCCGGTCTGGCAGTACCTGGATGGCGCCCTGTCAAAACAGCGTGTCGATCGCGGCAGACGTCTGCTCGAGCAGCACCAAGCGACGCTGAACGATATAGAAGCGCGTTACGCTGTTGATCGTAATACGCTGGTCGCGATCTGGGGTCTTGAAAGCAGCTACGGGCAGATCATGGGCGACAAGGGCGTGATCCGTTCGCTCGCCACACTGGCACATGAGGGTCGACGCCCTGGATTTGCCAAAAGCCAGCTGTTGGCAGCCTTGGAAATCCTCCAGCACGGCGATGTAAGCGCAGATCAGCTGAGGGGATCCTGGGCCGGCGCCATGGGACAGACCCAGTTCATCCCGACTACCTATAACACCCACGCGGTGGATTTCGACGGCGATGGCCGCCGGGATATCTGGAGCAGTACCGCCGACGCCCTGGCATCAGCCGCACATTATCTGCAAGCCTCTGGCTGGAAAGCCGGGCAACCGTGGGGCTTCGAAGTCACCTTGCCGGAAGGATTCGACTACGCCCAGGCCGACAATGCTATCCGCAAGCCAGTATCCGAATGGCGTCAACTGGGACTGACCGGACTGCCGTCGGGTACCGCCATGGATGACGCAAGCGCGACGCTGTTGCTTCCCGCCGGGTACCGCGGCCCAGCATTTCTGGTCCTGGATAATTTCCGCGCGATACTGCGATACAACAATTCATCGTCCTATGCGCTGGCGATCGGCCTGCTGTCGGAGCGCTTCGATGGCGCCGGCAGGGTCCGTGCAAGCTGGCCACAAGGGGAGCAGCCATTGAGCCGCTCAGAGCGGCTCGAACTGCAGGAACGCCTTTCAAACCGAGGCTTCGATCCAGGCACTGCAGACGGCATCATCGGTGCCAACACCCGCAGCGCTATCCGTGGCTTCCAGCAACAGCTCGGCTGGCCCGCCGACGGGCATCCGACGCAGGAATTGCTGGGACGGCTGCGCGCGGAGCCTTAGCCAGCATGGCCGAACTCATCGGCCATGCACTGCCCCAAGCCGCTCTGCTCCGCAGCCGGGTGACTCGCATTTATTGGCAAGCAAAGCGCGGTAGCGCAGGTAAACGCGGATAAAACACTCGTGCACGACCAGATCGCCTGTTCGGCTCCCCGCTGCGGCGATGTCGATCCGTGCATGCCTCGTCACGCAGACTGACCGGTCAGCGCCTGTGATAAACTGCGCGGCGGCCACAAGCCGCCTCGTCCCACGGAGCCTCTAGCGGAGCCCAGATTGCCGATGTCCGATATCTCCCAGCCCAAAACCGTTGCCAGCGGCGATAAATTCCGCACCACTCAGGGCATCACCGCGATCAAGGACGGGCAGAAACGCCGCGCCTCAAGCGAACCCCAGGTGTTCGAACCCAAACCCAAGTGGCTGCGGGTCAAGGCGCCCAGCGGCAGCCGCTTCGAAGCGGTCAAGCGCAACGTAGGCGAGCACCGCCTGAGTACCGTATGCCAGGAGTCGCACTGCCCGAACATGGGCGAATGCTGGTCCAACGGCACCGCCACCATCATGCTGATGGGCTCGGTCTGCACCCGCGCGTGCCGCTTCTGCGCGGTGGATACCGGCAACCCCAACGGCTGGCTGGATCAGGAGGAGCCACAGAACACCGCCAAGTCGGTGGAGCTCATGGCGCTGCGCTATATCGTACTGACCTCGGTGGACCGTGACGATCTTGACGACGGCGGTGCCGCGCACTACGCCGCCTGTGTGCGCGCCATCAAGGAGCGCACCCCGCAGGTGGTCGTGGAGGCCCTGACTCCGGACTTCGACGGCGACCTGCAAGCCATCGAACGCGTGGCGGACTCTGGCCTGGAAGTCTTCGCGCAGAACGTCGAGACGGTCAAGCGCCTGACCCATGAAGTGCGCGACCCTCGCGCCGGCTACGAGAAAACCCTGCGCGTGCTGGAGCATGCCAAGCGCCATCGCCCGGAGATGCTGACCAAAACCAGCCTGATGCTGGGCTTGGGCGAAAGCGACGAGGAAGTGCTGCAGACTATGGATGACCTGCGCGCCATCGGCGTCGACATCCTCACCCTCGGCCAGTATCTGCAGCCGACCCGCAACCACCTGTCGGTCAAGCGTTGGGTCAGTCCCGAAGAATTCAACCGTTTCCGCGATATCGGGCTGGAAAAGGGCTTTATGGAAGTCGCCGCCGGCCCGCTGGTGCGCTCCAGCTACCGAGCCGACCGGGTCTTCGAGAAGAACAACCTGGGCCTGGCCGCTCCGGTGCCGGTACCGGGGCAGCCGTTCGACAGCAGCCTAATACCGACCCTGAATCTGAACTGATCGTGCCGAACACCGCCTACCCCTCTATCTCGACTGGGTAGGCGTTTTATATCCGTCATGCCCCGCTGACCTATTGGATAAGCCTGCCTTAGCTAGCTTATTGCTGCGCCTGTGAGGGTCTGCTGCTGCGCGTAGCCGAGGTGCTTGACCAGCTGTTCACGCAGGCGGGCACCAACCTCGGCAAAGGCTATCGGCCCCTCAACCAGATCGGCTAATTGGGTCATGGCCATGCCGGCGTAGCCGCAAGGATTGATCCGCCCGAAGGGTTCCAGGTCCATGTCCACATTGAGCGCCAGGCCATGGAACGAGCGTCCGTTACGAATGCGCAGGCCAAGGGACGCGATCTTCGCACCCTCGACGTACACGCCAGGCGCGTCCGGTTTGGCCAAGGCTTGCACATCGTAGCTGGCAAGCAAATCGATCAGGCTCTGTTCGATGCGGCTGACCAGTTCGCGCACACCAAAACCTAACCGACGGACGTCCAGCATCAGGTAGCACACCAGTTGCCCGGGGCCATGATAGGTCACCTGCCCACCCCGATCAGCCTGTATCACGGGGATATCGCCGGGCAACAGCAGGTGCTCGGCCTTGCCGGCCTGCCCTTGGGTGAACACCCGCGGATGCTGCAGCAGCCAGATCTCGTCAACAGTGTCCGGCTGCCGTTCGTTGGTAAAGCGCTGCATGGCTTGCCAGGCGACGGGATAGTCCACCAGACCGAGCTCACGCACCTCCAGCAGCGAGATACTCATGACTAAGCACCTGCGCCTGGAGGACTTACAACCATACGTGCATTGGTGGGATGCCGGCCCATTACAGCACCATGTGCACGCACCCGGTGGCGCGCAGATCGACATGGATCGCTTGCAACTGCTCGACGCTCGTCGCCGTAATCAGTACCTGCACGGATAGAAAACGTCCGTTACGACTGTCGCGGCTTACCAACGTAGTTTCATCAAAATTCGGCGCATGCCGACGGATCACTTCTACGACCGTCTCGCTGAAGCCTTCGCCCGCATCGCCGATCACCTTGATCGGATAGCGCTCGCAGGGGAACTCGATTTTGGGTGCTTGTGTTTCGCTTTTACTTTCGGTCATGGCAACAGACTCATGATCCGCAAGCGCGCCCGGCGGATAGCAGGGGCACGCTCCAGAGGTTCAGTTGAAGAGGTTGAAGAAGAACAGCTGAATGCTATCCCACAAACGGCTGAACAACCCACCTTCCTCTACCGCCTGCAAGGCAATCAGGTCAGTGCTTTGCAAGACTTCGCCATCGAGACTTACCTCCACCTTGCCGATCACATCACCCTGCTGGATTGGCGCGGTGAGTTCGGGATTAAAGGTAAGGCCGGCCTGGAGTTTATCCATCTGCCCACGTGGCAGCGTCATGGTCAGATCGTTCGCCAGCCCAGCACTGACCTGGTCCTGCTGGCCTTTCCAGACACGGGACGTCGCCAGCTCAACACCCTTCTGATAGAAGGTCCGGGTCTCGAAGAAGCGGAATCCATAGGTCAGCAGTTTCTGCGTCTCGGCGGCACGTGCCTGCTCGCTGTTAGTGCCGAAGACAGCGGTGATCAGCCGCATGTCATCCCGAACTGCAGAGGCGACCAGGCAGTAGCCAGCCTCTTCGGTATGACCAGTCTTCAAACCGTCGACAGTCTTGTCGCGCCACAGTAGAAGGTTGCGGTTGGGCTGTTTGATGTTGTTCCAGAAGAATTCCTTCTGCGCATAAATGCCGTAGTGTGCGGGATCCTCATGAATGATCGCGCGGGCCAGCTTGGCCATGTCGGCGGCGGAAGAATAGTGTTCTGGATGAGGCAGCCCTGTGGCATTCATGAAATGCGTATTGGTCATGCCCAGTCGCTGAGCAGTGCTGTTCATGAGGTCGGCAAAGGCCTCTTCGCTGCCGGCAATATGTTCTGCCATGGCCACGCTGGCGTCATTGCCAGACTGAATAATGATGCCGTGCAGCAGATCGTCTACCGAAACCTGCGTATTGACCTGGATGAACATCCGCGAGCCACCGGTGCGCCAGGCTTTTTCGCTAATAGTCACCATGTCGCTTTCGGAAATCTGCCCCTTCTTGATTTCCAGTGTGGCGATATAAGCCGTCATCAGTTTTGTCAGACTGGCGGGCGGCAGGCGTTCATCACCGGCATTCTCGACCAGCACCTTGCCGCTGGCGGCATCCATCAAAACGTAGGACTTGGCCGCCAGCTGTGGCGGTGAAGGAATGATCGGCTCGGCCCAGGCGGTGGGCGCTACGGCCAGCACGGTGAGAAGGAACAGCCGGTGCACGAAGGTGGTGATAGTCATTGCGCTCTCAAAAAGGTGGTGTGGCAAAAACGGTTACAGGTCAGCGTCGCGTATCCATCAGCGATGAAGAGCCTTCAATCGCCGCGTACTCGGCGCGGGTTTCCCAAATTGGCGAGACGGACGCTCTGTTCGAGCTGTGTGGCTTCATCGGGGGATTCGATTGGCCCTAGGCGCACCCGGTGCAGAATCTGCTCTTGGTGCACAACCGAACTCACGAATACCGGCGCTTCGGTCAAACTACTGAGCTTGTCGCGCAGCAACTGAGCGGCATCAGGGTTGGCAAACGCACCGACCTGGAGATAGACACCGGTCCCGCTTGCAGCGCGCTTGTCGCCGGTTTCAACCTCCATCGGCACGGTGGCGCCAGCATGCTGTGTGGGTGGCGGCGTGTATTGTTCGACAGGTTGCGCCAGCGCAGCAGCCGAGGGTTTGGCGACCTTTTGCGGCTGGGCCAGGACCATAGGCGCCGGCCTGCCTCGCTCGGCCCACCATCGCTCGGGGTCGATACCTTCGACCTTGACCCGTGCGGTCCCGTTTTCTGCATAACCCAGTTTCTTCGCCGCCGCGAACGACAGGTCGATGATCCGATTCGAGTAGAACGGACCGCGGTCATTGACCCGCAGCACCACTGTCTTGCCGTTGTCGAGGTTGGTTACCCGAACATAGCTGGGCAGCGGCAGCGTTTTGTGCGCCGCGCTCATGCCGTACAGATCGTATTTTTCGCCGTTGGCGGTCGGCTGACCATGAAACTTGGTGCCGTACCAGGATGCCGTTCCGGTCGCCCGATAGTTGCGCCCGTCACCGATGGGGTAATAGGTTTTGCCCAGCACGGTATAGGGATTGGCCTTGAACGGGCCGTTGTGCGGCGTGGGTGTTGCGTCAGGGATACGGGACACGTCGACATCCCACCAAGGCGCGCCGTCCTTGTGCGGCCGCGAGTAGTCACCTGGACCACTGATACCTGCACTTTTGGTGGGGGCCGGCGACGGTGTCGGCGCCGACGAGCATCCGACAACCAGCACAGCGACAGTCGCTACCGCCAGCAAACGAGAGGTCATTGCGCACCCCGCGCCTGGAGCAACTGCTCGGAAAGCTGATGGACTGCCATCGCGTACATCACGCTGCGGTTATAACGGGTAATGACATAGAAGTTCGGCAAGCCGACCCAGTACTCGTCGCCGTCAGCCCCGTCCAGACGAAAGGCGGTTACCGCAACGTCGTTGGCCATCTCCGTTTCGGCCGGCCATTGCCAACCTAGCTCGCGCAATTCAGCGGCCTTCAGGACCGGTTCAAGCCCCTCGGTCAGACCTTCGCTATACCGCTCGCCACTTACTGTGGCCCGCGCCACCACCGGTGCACCAGCGGTCCAACCGTGTTGTTTGAAATAATTGGCGGCGCTGCCGATGGCGTCGACAGGGTTCTTCCAAATGTCGATACGTCCGTCCGCATCGAAATCCACGGCATAGGCGCGGAAGCTACTCGGCATGAATTGCGGCAGCCCCATGGCACCAGCGTAAGAACCGGTCAGTGTCAGTGGGTCGACTTGCTCTTCACGGGCCAGCAAAAGGAATTCCTTTAGCTGCTGACGGAAGAATGGCTGGCGCGGTGGATAGTCGAAGCCCAGGGTCGACAAGGCATCTATGACGCGATAGTTACCGGTGTTGCGGCCATAAAAGGTTTCGACGCCGATGATGGCGACGATGACCTGTGCCGGCACACCAGATTCCTGTTCGGCTCGCGCCAGCGCTGCCTCGTTCTCGCGCCAGAAATCCACGCCCTGCGCGACCCGTGAATCGGTCATGAAGATCGGCCGATATTCTTTCCACGCCTTGACGCGTTCTGCCGGCCGGGAGATAGCATCGAGAATCACCTGTTTGCGCTCTGCCTGCGCCAGCACTTCGATCACCTGCTCACTGGCGAACCCATAGTCCTGGGTCATTTCGCGCACAAAATCTTCGATTTTTTCGCCTTGATAATCTGCCGCAAAAACCGCCGGAGCATGTCCGAACGCTGCGAAAAGACCCGCTCCGCAGAGCGCTCGTGTCAACCAGCCACGTCGTAATCGATCCAAGAAATTCACTCTAGTCAAACCTGTGCGATCCATTTGCGATGGGTGTGGATCGACATCAAAACCCCGAACCCTGATAGCAGGGTTACCAATGAAGTGCCACCAAAACTGATGAAGGGCAACGGCACCCCTACCACCGGCAACAGACCGCTGACCATGCCGATGTTGATGAATACGTAGACGAAAAAGGTCATCGTCAGCGCACCGGCCAGCAACTTGCCAAACAGGGTCTGCGCCTGAACGGTAATGACCAGGCCGCGCATGATCAACAGCAAATAAAGCAGCAGTAGCAAGCAGACGCCCACCAGGCCGAACTCCTCAGCCAGAACCGCAATAATAAAGTCCGTATGGCTTTCCGGCAAAAAATCCAGATGGGACTGGGTGCCCAGCAACCAACCCTTGCCAAACACCCCGCCTGAACCAATCGCCGCCTTCGACTGGATGATGTTCCAGCCGGTTCCCAGCGGGTCGCTTTCTGGGTCGAGGAATGTATGCACGCGCTGTTTCTGGTAGTTGTGCAGAACGAAATACCACATAGCCACGGCGATCGGCACCAGCGCCGCAATTGCGCTCAGAATCCAGCGCCAGCGCAGCCCGGCGATGAACAGCACGAAAGCACCGGAGACCAGAACCAGCAAGGAAGTGCCCAGATCCGGCTGTTTGAGGATCAGCACGAAGGGCGTGAGGATCAGGCCAAGGCTGACCATGGTGTGCTTGATGCCTGGCGGCAATGCGCGCGCAGATAAATACCAGGCGATGGTCATCGGCATGATGATTTTCATGAACTCAGACGGCTGGAAGCGAATCACGCCAGGGATATTGATCCAGCGGGTCGCACCCATCGCGGTGTATCCGACGAATTCCACCGCGACCAGCAGCGCTACAACCGCCAAGTAGCCAGCCGGGACCCAGCGCGCCATGAATCTTGGTTCCAGTTGAGCGATGACCAGCATGGCGCCCAGGCCGAAGCCATAGGAAGTCGCCTGCTTGATCAGCAGATCCACGTTCTTGCCGCCGGCCGAATAAAGAACGAACAAGCTGCCGGCCGCTAGCGTCAGCAGAAGCAACAGCAGCACCCCATCGATATGCATGCGCTGTAACAGCGTCGCCCGACGGCGCATCACATCGGTGGTCGATAGCGTGCGGTCAAATGTTCCGCTCATGGCTTGGCCCCCCGTGCCGTCAGGGCCGGTGCATACTCGGCCTTCAGCTCGCCCGCCTCGTTCAACAGCCAGGCGTCCATGATCTGCTTGGCCACCGGAGCCGCGACGCCGGACCCAGACTCACCGTTCTCGACCATCACAGCCACTGCTATCTGCGGGTCATGCACCGGGGCGAAGGCGACGAACAAGGCATGATCACGATGGCGTTCGGCAAGTTTTCCGCTGTCATACTTCTCGCCCTGCTTGATGGCGACGACCTGCGCCGTACCGCTTTTGCCGGCGATGAGATACGCGGCGGTATCGCCTACTTTCTTTGCCGTGCCGCGGGCGCCGTGCAGCACCTTCACCATGCCGTTGATGGAGGCATCCCAGTAACTTGGATCGCGGAGCTGAATATCAGGCATCGGTTCCGGATCGACAGGCATTTCACCTTCAATGCTTTTCGCCAGGTGCGGTCTGATCCATTTGCCGTGGGTCGCCATCAGCGCGGTCGCCTGGGCCAGCTGCAACGGAGTGGTCTGCATGTAGCCCTGACCGATGCCGAGGATAACGGTCTCGCCCGGGTACCAGGCCTGCCTGTAACGGCCACGCTTCCAGTCTCGCGACGGCATCAGGCCAGCGGTTTCCTCGAACATATCCAACGCAACGCGCTGGCCGAGGCCAAAGCGACTCATGTAGTCATGCATACGGTCGATGCCCATCTTGTGGGCAAGGTCGTAAAAATAGGTGTCGTTCGACCGCATGATGGCCGTTTCCAGATCCACCCAGCCGTCGCCGCCGCGATTCCAGTTCCGATACTTATGCTTCACATTGGGCAGCTGAAAGAAGCCGGGGTCGAACACGCGGCTGTTCTCGGTTACCACACCGGTATCCAGCCCAGCCACCGCCATCATCGGCTTGATGGTTGAACCTGGTGGGTACAGCCCGCGCAAGACCCGGTTGAACAGCGGCTGATCGATCGAGTCACGCAACTCGCCGTAAGCCTTGAAGCTGATGCCGGTCACGAACAGGTTGGGATCGAAGCTGGGCTGGCTGACCATTGCCAGCACCTCGCCGGTCGAGGGCTGCAAGGCGACGATGGCGCCGCGACGTCCCGCCAACGCGGCTTCGGCCGCCTCCTGCAGCTCAAGATCGAGCGTCAGGGTGATGTCCTTGCCCGGAATAGGATCGGTGCGCTTGAGTACCCGCAGCACCCGACCCCGAGCGTTGGTTTCGACTTCCTCGTAACCCACCTGACCGTGCAGGACATCTTCATAGAAGCGCTCGATGCCGGTCTTGCCGATATGGTGGGTGCCGCTGTAGTTGACCGGATCAAGCTGCTTGACCTCCGCCTCGTTGATCCGACCGACGTAGCCGACCGAGTGCGCGAAATGCTTGCCCTGTGGGTAGTGTCGAACCAGTTGCGCCGCCACCTCCACGCCGGGCAGACGGAACTGATCCACCGCGATGCGGGCGATCTGCTCTTCCGACAACTCGTACATGATCGGCACCGGCTCGAATGGCCTCCGCCCCTGAAGCACGCGCTTTTCGAAGAGCGCACGCTCTTCGCTGGAGAGCTCCAGCACCTCGACCACCGTGTCGAGTGTCTTGCGCCAATCTTCAGCTCGCTCGCGAGTCACCGTAAGACTGAAGCTCGGCCGGTTGTCGGCGATGAGTTTGCCAGTCCGGTCGAAAATCAGCCCGCGATTCGGTGGAATCGGCTGGACGTGAACACGGTTGCTTTCGGATAGCGTCGAGTGATGCTCGTACTGCACGACCTGCAGGTAGTAAAGCCGCGCAATCAAGGCGCCGATCAGGAGCAGCACCAAAACCCCGCCCACAATCACCCGCTGACGCACCAGGCGGGCGTCCTTTTCGTGGTCCTGGAGAGGGATCGACTTGGACATCTTGGGTTTGGCTGTACTACTTGTGGTAAGGGTGACCCGACAGCAACGTCCAGGCGCGATAGATCTGCTCGCCGATAAGAATGCGCACCAGCGGATGTGGCAAGGTCAACGGCGACAGCGACCAGCGTTGCTCACTCCGCGCGCAAACTTCGGGCGCCAGGCCCTCCGGTCCGCCAACCATCAGGTTGACGTTGCGTGCATCGAGCCGCCAGCGCTCCAACTCGGACGCCAGCTGCTCGGTGCTCCACGGCCGCCCCGTCACCTCAAGCGTGACGATGCGCTCGCCGGGTTGCACCTTCGCCAGCATGGCCTCGCCTTCCTGACGAATCAACCGCGCCACGTCGGCATTCTTGCCACGGGTGTTAAGCGATATTTCATGAAGCTCCAAAGGCAGCTCAGATGGCAGGCGCTTGGCATATTCTTGCCAACCGTCCTCCACCCAGCGCGGCATCTTCGAACCCACCGCAATCAGCTTGATCCGCACGGATCGACTATTCCTGTTCGCCCGCGTGCTGCGCACGGCTCTGCTCGGCGCCTTGCCAGAGGCGCTCGAGATCGTAGAACTGGCGAGTTGGCACCTGCATCACATGCACCACCACATCACCCAGGTCGAGCAGAGCCCATTCGCCGCCGTCCAGGCCTTCGCTACCAAGAGGGCGTACGCCCTGCTCCTTGACTTTCTCGAGCACGTTCTCGGCGAGCGATTTCACGTGACGGCTGGACGTGCCGCTAGCGATAACCATGAAGTCGGTGACACTGGTCTTGCCACGGACATCGATAGTCGTGATATCGGTGCCTTTCAGATCTTCCAGGGCGCTAACGGCCAGCTGGGCCAACGAATCATTTTGCATAATGTGAAACAACCTCAGTTCGACGCCCGGTACAGTCCGTGCGCGTTGATATAAGCCAGCACGGCGTCCGGTACGAGAAAGCGTACAGACCGGCCGCTGGCCAGAAATTGACGAATACGTGTTGCCGACACCCCTAGCGGGGCCTGCCAGACGAAAGCAATTTGCCCACCGCTGCCGGTAAGCGTCAGCGGATCGTTCACGCTGCGTGCCGCCAGCAGGTCCCGCAGTGCTTCCGGCGACTCGCTGTCGGCATCCGGCCGTTGCATGACCAGAATATGGCAATGATCGAGCAGCTCATCCCAGCGATGCCAACCGGGAAGCCCGCAGAAGGCATCCCAACCCATGATCAGAAAGACCTGATCGTCATCATCCAGCTCGGCACGCAAAGACTCCAGCGTGTCGATGGTGTAAGACGGCTTGTCACGCTCCAACTCGCGTGCATCGACCGAAAGCGGAGCCAAGTCCTGCACCGCCAGCCGAACCATGCTCAAGCGATCCTGCGCAGTGCTGTATGGCGTTTCACGGTGCGGTGGTCGGTAGTTAGGGACCAGGCGAACCTCGTC encodes:
- a CDS encoding D-alanyl-D-alanine carboxypeptidase (penicillin-binding protein 5; removes C-terminal D-alanyl residues from sugar-peptide cell wall precursors); amino-acid sequence: MTITTFVHRLFLLTVLAVAPTAWAEPIIPSPPQLAAKSYVLMDAASGKVLVENAGDERLPPASLTKLMTAYIATLEIKKGQISESDMVTISEKAWRTGGSRMFIQVNTQVSVDDLLHGIIIQSGNDASVAMAEHIAGSEEAFADLMNSTAQRLGMTNTHFMNATGLPHPEHYSSAADMAKLARAIIHEDPAHYGIYAQKEFFWNNIKQPNRNLLLWRDKTVDGLKTGHTEEAGYCLVASAVRDDMRLITAVFGTNSEQARAAETQKLLTYGFRFFETRTFYQKGVELATSRVWKGQQDQVSAGLANDLTMTLPRGQMDKLQAGLTFNPELTAPIQQGDVIGKVEVSLDGEVLQSTDLIALQAVEEGGLFSRLWDSIQLFFFNLFN
- a CDS encoding DNA polymerase III subunit delta, whose protein sequence is MKLPPAQLAKHLQGSLAPVYVVSGDEHLLCQEACDAIRAACRQQDFSERQVLNVETGFDWGLLIEAGASLSLFAEKRLLELRIPNGKPGDKGAAALIDYLARPAEDTVLLISLPKLDGNTQKTKWAKALIDGKQAQFLQIWPVDAQQLPQWIRQRLAQAGLAADQEAVELIAARVEGNLLAAAQEIEKLKLLAEAGQVTTETVQAAVADSARYDVFGLIDAALLGQPEHILQMLAGLRGEGVEAPVILWAVAREVRQLANIAQQYSQGVPLDRAFSQARPPVWDKRKPLVSKALQRHDAAGWQRLLMDAQRIDEQIKGQAEGDPWVGLTDLCLQLSGRQIRL
- a CDS encoding octanoyltransferase — encoded protein: MSISLLEVRELGLVDYPVAWQAMQRFTNERQPDTVDEIWLLQHPRVFTQGQAGKAEHLLLPGDIPVIQADRGGQVTYHGPGQLVCYLMLDVRRLGFGVRELVSRIEQSLIDLLASYDVQALAKPDAPGVYVEGAKIASLGLRIRNGRSFHGLALNVDMDLEPFGRINPCGYAGMAMTQLADLVEGPIAFAEVGARLREQLVKHLGYAQQQTLTGAAIS
- a CDS encoding ribosome alternative rescue factor ArfA, with amino-acid sequence MSKQRKRPNKAKSLVAQPLFRSRQEQPKKGKGSYRREASQSTNWEASVLLAA
- a CDS encoding lytic murein transglycosylase produces the protein MLYTFVPVLLLRTLIAGSALSIMVACAAEPVAPSALTYASPTPPSTVELTALSSEAEPEQLSFAEWRNRFRSQALNAGISAQVFDRAFAGVTPDPSIIIADRSQPEFTRPVWQYLDGALSKQRVDRGRRLLEQHQATLNDIEARYAVDRNTLVAIWGLESSYGQIMGDKGVIRSLATLAHEGRRPGFAKSQLLAALEILQHGDVSADQLRGSWAGAMGQTQFIPTTYNTHAVDFDGDGRRDIWSSTADALASAAHYLQASGWKAGQPWGFEVTLPEGFDYAQADNAIRKPVSEWRQLGLTGLPSGTAMDDASATLLLPAGYRGPAFLVLDNFRAILRYNNSSSYALAIGLLSERFDGAGRVRASWPQGEQPLSRSERLELQERLSNRGFDPGTADGIIGANTRSAIRGFQQQLGWPADGHPTQELLGRLRAEP
- the lipA gene encoding lipoyl synthase produces the protein MSDISQPKTVASGDKFRTTQGITAIKDGQKRRASSEPQVFEPKPKWLRVKAPSGSRFEAVKRNVGEHRLSTVCQESHCPNMGECWSNGTATIMLMGSVCTRACRFCAVDTGNPNGWLDQEEPQNTAKSVELMALRYIVLTSVDRDDLDDGGAAHYAACVRAIKERTPQVVVEALTPDFDGDLQAIERVADSGLEVFAQNVETVKRLTHEVRDPRAGYEKTLRVLEHAKRHRPEMLTKTSLMLGLGESDEEVLQTMDDLRAIGVDILTLGQYLQPTRNHLSVKRWVSPEEFNRFRDIGLEKGFMEVAAGPLVRSSYRADRVFEKNNLGLAAPVPVPGQPFDSSLIPTLNLN